The following are encoded together in the Candidatus Woesebacteria bacterium genome:
- a CDS encoding ABC transporter permease, which translates to MNFNFRVAWRFLTFNKLQTLFISIGIGVGVTVQMFVGLLIDSLQTNLIDQTVGRSAHITVIAEKEKEYIKNSDNILELIKPIEGIKIAQKVVEGSVLAIGSDDSKRVIFKGVELINNDIFGISESLVEGSLPTTQSEVLVGTQLAQTLNLKLGDRIFLDDVSQAGGGFRISGIFDIGNSAINENWIAADVETVQNFFGLRKYINQIAIQVDDIFAADTLALTIDQTIKEESIKVTNWKDENRDFLSALSSQTASSFMIQFFVLVSVIIAITSILSITVMQKQRQLGILKAMGIKDSDSMSIFIIESFAIGLLGSTLGIAGGFGLFLGFINGTKLFEPTVRWTYVAGTYLLTVVASTLAGYIPARKSANLNPIDIIQNE; encoded by the coding sequence ATGAATTTTAATTTTCGTGTTGCGTGGAGATTTCTTACTTTCAATAAGTTGCAGACTCTGTTTATTTCAATTGGTATTGGAGTTGGGGTAACCGTGCAGATGTTTGTAGGTCTATTGATTGATAGTTTGCAAACAAATTTGATTGATCAGACGGTTGGTCGGTCTGCTCATATTACTGTGATTGCAGAAAAAGAAAAAGAATATATAAAAAATTCCGACAACATTCTAGAACTAATTAAGCCGATCGAGGGTATAAAAATTGCTCAGAAAGTAGTTGAGGGGAGTGTGTTGGCAATAGGAAGCGATGATAGTAAACGGGTAATTTTCAAAGGTGTGGAATTAATTAATAATGATATTTTTGGAATTTCAGAAAGTTTAGTTGAAGGATCCCTGCCCACAACCCAGAGTGAAGTGTTGGTGGGAACACAACTGGCGCAAACTCTCAATCTCAAGTTGGGCGACAGAATATTTTTAGACGATGTTTCGCAAGCAGGTGGAGGGTTTAGGATTTCAGGTATTTTCGATATAGGCAACAGCGCGATTAACGAAAACTGGATTGCTGCGGACGTTGAAACGGTCCAAAATTTCTTTGGATTGAGGAAATATATTAATCAGATAGCAATTCAGGTCGATGACATTTTTGCTGCCGATACGCTAGCCTTAACAATTGACCAGACTATCAAAGAAGAATCGATCAAAGTAACCAATTGGAAAGACGAAAACCGGGATTTTTTAAGTGCCTTATCTAGTCAAACAGCAAGTAGCTTTATGATTCAGTTTTTTGTACTTGTTTCGGTAATTATTGCAATTACGAGTATTTTGAGTATTACCGTCATGCAAAAACAACGCCAACTGGGAATATTAAAAGCCATGGGGATCAAAGATAGTGATTCAATGTCGATATTTATTATTGAAAGTTTTGCTATCGGTTTGTTGGGGTCAACGCTTGGGATTGCGGGTGGGTTTGGTCTTTTCCTGGGATTTATAAATGGAACAAAGTTGTTTGAACCTACGGTGAGATGGACGTATGTAGCAGGAACTTATCTTTTAACTGTTGTTGCATCGACTCTTGCGGGATATATACCGGCAAGAAAGTCGGCTAATTTAAATCCCATCGATATCATTCAAAATGAATAA
- a CDS encoding ABC transporter ATP-binding protein, producing the protein MNKIIQISNLNKTYGDISPTVALKNINLEINEGEITAIIGQSGSGKTTLLNMIGLLDTPTNGNITINGQDVRNLTNDQRAEFRNEVMGFVFQFHYLLPEFSVIENVKMPCWIRCGKTRSQDDKWADTLIDLVGLKEEANKLSTKISGGQRQRTAIARALMNKPKIILADEPTGNLDTKNSDNIYEIFKKINHDLKTTFVIITHSEEIAKRANRIIEIKDGEIKSDSKKY; encoded by the coding sequence ATGAATAAAATAATTCAAATCAGCAATTTAAATAAAACATACGGAGATATTTCTCCCACTGTTGCACTAAAAAACATCAATCTGGAGATTAACGAAGGAGAAATTACGGCGATTATTGGCCAGTCGGGAAGTGGCAAGACAACGCTTCTTAACATGATAGGATTGCTTGATACTCCAACTAATGGAAATATAACGATAAACGGACAAGATGTGCGAAATCTGACAAACGACCAACGTGCCGAATTTAGGAACGAAGTAATGGGTTTTGTTTTCCAATTTCATTATCTTCTGCCTGAATTTAGCGTAATTGAAAACGTCAAAATGCCGTGTTGGATAAGATGCGGCAAAACAAGAAGCCAAGACGACAAGTGGGCAGATACGCTTATCGACCTTGTGGGTCTAAAAGAGGAAGCAAACAAACTGTCGACAAAAATTTCCGGCGGACAAAGGCAAAGGACGGCAATTGCCCGAGCTTTGATGAACAAACCAAAAATAATCTTAGCTGATGAGCCGACGGGAAATTTGGATACAAAAAACTCCGACAATATATATGAGATATTTAAAAAGATTAATCACGATTTAAAAACCACCTTTGTCATAATTACCCATAGTGAAGAAATCGCCAAACGCGCAAATAGAATTATTGAAATTAAAGATGGGGAGATAAAAAGTGATAGCAAGAAATACTAA
- a CDS encoding AraC family ligand binding domain-containing protein has product MKVIPQSKAKKFQNSRYCEVLEYGLNDKDINAALVTITGRYPDKGYTVNKACKELVLVIAGRGKVVIEEKVFQLRKGSVILIEPGEKFFWEGRLTMFMPCTPAWYPAQHIKVD; this is encoded by the coding sequence GTGAAGGTAATTCCACAAAGCAAAGCAAAAAAATTCCAGAATAGTCGATATTGTGAGGTGCTTGAATATGGCTTAAATGATAAGGATATAAATGCTGCACTGGTTACAATAACTGGAAGATATCCCGATAAAGGCTATACGGTAAATAAAGCCTGTAAAGAATTGGTTTTAGTAATAGCCGGACGGGGAAAAGTTGTGATCGAAGAAAAAGTATTTCAACTCAGGAAAGGGAGTGTTATTCTGATAGAACCGGGGGAAAAGTTTTTCTGGGAAGGAAGGTTGACGATGTTCATGCCTTGCACCCCTGCCTGGTACCCGGCACAACATATTAAAGTAGATTAA
- a CDS encoding HD domain-containing protein yields the protein MKPYEKVLQDAIFPELEKGRPNWDKPHTETVVCYVKKIIEKSKELNLDEDVLIIAAYAHDWGYARLFEKGKRLSLEDINKAKKVHMIIGADNIKNLLTSDEFDFLSNKQKRRVEHLVRVHDNLDILQDTDELVLMEADTLAGLDVKSVKPSFDAVSNARYMRSVYTKRYPLFITDYALDLFAKLFKQRQDYYRGLD from the coding sequence ATGAAACCTTACGAAAAAGTATTGCAAGACGCAATTTTTCCCGAGCTTGAAAAGGGTCGACCCAATTGGGATAAGCCGCACACCGAAACCGTTGTTTGCTATGTTAAAAAAATTATTGAAAAATCAAAGGAATTGAATCTAGACGAGGACGTTTTGATTATCGCCGCTTATGCCCACGATTGGGGATATGCGAGGTTGTTTGAAAAGGGCAAGCGCTTAAGTTTGGAGGATATCAATAAAGCTAAAAAGGTTCATATGATTATCGGAGCCGATAACATAAAAAATCTGCTGACGAGTGATGAGTTTGATTTTTTGTCCAACAAACAAAAACGTCGGGTGGAGCATCTAGTCCGCGTTCATGACAACCTAGATATTTTACAAGACACGGATGAATTGGTGTTGATGGAGGCAGATACACTAGCGGGATTAGATGTAAAAAGTGTAAAGCCGTCTTTTGATGCAGTGTCAAATGCTAGGTACATGAGAAGTGTTTATACCAAAAGATACCCTTTGTTTATAACCGATTACGCCCTGGATCTGTTTGCAAAACTTTTCAAACAAAGGCAAGATTATTACAGAGGTTTAGATTAA
- a CDS encoding SGNH/GDSL hydrolase family protein, whose translation MSFIDKEEIIRSLRTGGKYYISFTGDSIASCEWVHPNWRDIVIYVLQCEFTKYMDGDWKTVEWGLKGFNFAYDGSTTSDIVTKTDEIMMVNPNLVICLMGGNDKTYHVTPEQSVENIMKFSKTINDSRVKVAWSNTIASISTQINTKYKPYTHLFMQIPDTTSFFKIDMFGKYSAFPVEKFFTFISEEIPEENVKEGDPDVWHPNQLGNSYIAKVILDTIFGIDFDPEKYITDTLLGKKHPGYQ comes from the coding sequence ATGTCGTTTATTGATAAGGAAGAAATTATTCGTAGTTTACGAACAGGTGGAAAGTACTACATTAGCTTTACAGGGGATTCAATTGCCAGCTGTGAATGGGTGCATCCAAATTGGCGCGATATTGTCATCTATGTACTTCAGTGTGAATTTACAAAGTATATGGACGGTGACTGGAAGACTGTTGAGTGGGGACTGAAGGGTTTTAACTTTGCTTACGATGGTTCAACTACGAGTGACATTGTTACCAAGACTGATGAGATAATGATGGTAAATCCCAACCTGGTAATTTGTTTAATGGGAGGAAATGATAAGACATACCACGTAACTCCCGAACAATCTGTTGAAAATATCATGAAGTTTTCAAAGACGATAAATGATTCACGCGTAAAAGTTGCTTGGTCAAATACCATCGCCTCGATCAGTACGCAGATTAATACGAAGTATAAACCATATACGCATTTGTTCATGCAAATTCCCGACACCACGTCTTTTTTTAAAATTGATATGTTTGGTAAATATTCCGCTTTCCCGGTTGAGAAATTTTTTACTTTTATATCGGAAGAAATACCGGAGGAAAACGTCAAAGAAGGGGATCCGGATGTGTGGCACCCAAATCAGTTGGGTAATTCCTATATCGCCAAAGTAATTCTAGACACGATTTTTGGAATAGATTTTGATCCGGAAAAATATATCACGGATACGCTCTTGGGTAAAAAACACCCGGGTTATCAATAA
- a CDS encoding PQQ-dependent sugar dehydrogenase, with the protein MKVKSFIVASIIFSSFVLLVLVDKLYLSKKDLLGMVKLESTENTVVEKETVEFLEILASNLEVPWAITFLPDNTMLVTERSGKVRQIGVDSKQNTPIATLDVKQIGEGGLLGIAAHPNFVENHFVYFYYTYSGNEESTLNKVTRMVFEHESLREEMTIVDKIEGAANHNGGRIKFGPDNYLYITTGDAQEPSLAQDITSLAGKILRVGDDGRVPDDNPFGNLVYSYGHRNPQGISWDENGNLWATEHGRSGVLSGRDEINRIEKGVNYGWPEIQGDEKRTGMVSPYIHSGDFTTWAPAGIAIKNGILYFGGLRGQALYKVDTKKNVVEIEELYKDQFGRIREVIFGPDNYVYITTSNKDGRGDPDDTDDKLIRININSL; encoded by the coding sequence ATGAAAGTCAAAAGTTTCATTGTAGCGTCAATTATCTTTTCCTCTTTCGTTTTGTTGGTTTTGGTTGATAAGTTATATTTATCAAAAAAAGATCTTTTGGGGATGGTTAAGCTTGAATCGACCGAAAACACAGTTGTCGAAAAAGAAACCGTGGAATTTCTTGAAATACTGGCAAGTAATCTAGAAGTACCTTGGGCAATAACATTTTTACCCGACAACACAATGCTTGTTACGGAACGCTCTGGAAAAGTCAGACAAATTGGCGTTGATTCAAAACAAAATACCCCAATAGCAACACTGGATGTAAAGCAAATAGGAGAAGGGGGTCTTTTGGGAATTGCAGCACATCCCAATTTTGTCGAAAACCACTTTGTGTATTTTTACTATACCTACAGTGGAAACGAAGAATCTACTTTAAACAAAGTGACGCGAATGGTTTTTGAACATGAGTCTCTTAGAGAAGAAATGACAATTGTTGACAAAATTGAAGGTGCCGCAAACCACAACGGCGGAAGAATTAAGTTTGGCCCGGATAATTATTTATACATCACAACCGGTGATGCACAAGAACCTTCTTTGGCTCAGGATATTACCAGTTTGGCAGGAAAAATTCTTCGTGTTGGTGATGATGGTCGGGTGCCCGACGACAACCCATTTGGTAATCTTGTCTACTCATACGGACATAGAAACCCGCAAGGAATTTCTTGGGACGAAAACGGAAATTTGTGGGCAACAGAACATGGAAGATCGGGTGTTTTGTCCGGACGTGATGAAATAAATAGAATTGAAAAGGGTGTAAATTATGGTTGGCCGGAAATTCAGGGTGATGAGAAAAGGACAGGTATGGTTTCTCCCTATATACATTCCGGGGATTTTACGACCTGGGCTCCTGCAGGAATTGCGATTAAAAACGGCATTCTTTATTTTGGTGGTTTGCGCGGACAAGCATTGTATAAAGTTGACACAAAAAAGAATGTAGTAGAAATCGAGGAATTATACAAAGATCAATTTGGAAGAATAAGAGAGGTGATTTTCGGTCCTGACAATTATGTATATATAACAACGAGCAACAAAGACGGTAGGGGCGATCCTGATGATACTGACGACAAGCTAATTCGTATAAATATAAATAGTCTGTAA
- a CDS encoding aminotransferase class I/II-fold pyridoxal phosphate-dependent enzyme — translation MKPVFSDHFENIQPSVIRVAQIIFSKRKDGVKAINAAIGNVTLPIHPAMFDKMKHLTGQESPFAQGEVSYSATIGISEANKTLLHVMQASGIDTKLLFSQITDGGSMAMELVLAGISGRVKNTERPILTIDPTYANYNSFAKRLRRKTVSITRTLNNNGLFELPKEEEIVKAIKRYKPNAVLIIPYDNPTGQHWLFDELIGLTKIAVKNNLWIVSDEAYRELYFTKKKPVSIWSITEKMVPGITGRRISIESASKVWNACGLRIGAVVTDNFEFHEKCVAEQTANLCANTIGQYVYTGLLDETKKDLSAWFRSQRGYYKSLIEKTVSAFKSLDKRLIVSLPESSIYSVVDVKNITGSNFDATDFVKYCAKYGKVKMDDTYWTLLVSPMSGFYNSSKDKKKASTKMRLAYTETPDKIEKIPHLFMTLLLDYLRQKK, via the coding sequence ATGAAACCCGTTTTCTCCGACCATTTTGAAAATATTCAACCTTCAGTAATTAGAGTTGCTCAAATTATATTTAGCAAAAGAAAAGACGGTGTGAAGGCAATTAATGCTGCGATAGGGAATGTTACTCTTCCAATTCATCCTGCAATGTTTGACAAGATGAAGCACTTGACCGGGCAGGAAAGCCCATTTGCGCAAGGAGAAGTCAGCTACTCGGCGACAATCGGAATTAGTGAAGCGAACAAAACGCTTTTACATGTCATGCAAGCTTCAGGGATTGATACGAAATTATTATTTAGTCAAATTACAGATGGGGGGAGTATGGCAATGGAACTGGTTTTAGCTGGAATTAGCGGAAGAGTGAAAAATACCGAAAGACCAATTTTAACGATAGACCCCACGTATGCAAACTACAACTCTTTTGCCAAACGCCTTAGAAGAAAAACGGTAAGTATTACAAGAACATTAAACAATAATGGTCTGTTTGAATTACCCAAAGAAGAAGAAATTGTGAAAGCGATAAAAAGATATAAACCCAATGCAGTGTTAATTATCCCCTACGACAACCCGACGGGACAACACTGGTTGTTTGACGAACTTATTGGTCTAACTAAAATTGCCGTAAAAAATAATCTGTGGATAGTAAGTGACGAAGCATATCGAGAGTTATACTTTACCAAAAAGAAACCGGTAAGCATTTGGTCGATAACCGAGAAAATGGTACCCGGAATAACCGGTCGGAGAATAAGTATTGAAAGTGCGTCAAAAGTTTGGAATGCATGTGGTTTAAGGATCGGTGCAGTTGTCACAGATAACTTCGAATTTCATGAAAAATGTGTAGCCGAACAAACAGCTAATCTTTGTGCAAACACAATCGGACAATACGTGTATACGGGATTATTGGATGAAACGAAAAAAGACTTAAGTGCATGGTTTCGAAGTCAAAGAGGGTATTATAAAAGTCTAATAGAAAAAACTGTATCGGCCTTTAAATCATTGGATAAAAGACTAATTGTGTCTCTTCCTGAGTCATCGATTTACTCGGTAGTTGATGTTAAAAATATTACCGGAAGTAATTTCGATGCGACAGATTTCGTAAAATATTGTGCAAAATACGGCAAAGTAAAAATGGATGATACTTACTGGACTTTGTTGGTTTCACCTATGAGCGGTTTTTATAATTCATCTAAAGACAAGAAAAAAGCGTCAACCAAGATGCGCTTGGCATACACCGAGACACCAGACAAAATTGAAAAAATTCCACACTTATTTATGACACTTTTGTTGGATTATCTAAGGCAAAAAAAGTAA
- a CDS encoding N-acetylmuramoyl-L-alanine amidase, whose product MTNRLTILLAVAGLLLVFNGVIYFTASNEAITGAPPYGEFESEIPNLDPYAWVKNWKRPDGPARVGLQVGHWGSKDFPDELAKLRNNTGATGGGIAEWEVNKKIAEETAAMLEKEGVIVDILPATVPVSYQADLFVAIHADGSEDTRKSGFKLASPWRDYTGNSAEIVRIIEEEYAQATGLEKDPNITRNMRGYYAFSWWKYEHSVHPATTSLIIETGFLTNSSDRRLLFTNPEVPAGAISKGILIYLNNKGLTN is encoded by the coding sequence GTGACTAATAGATTAACAATATTATTGGCAGTTGCAGGATTGTTGCTTGTATTTAATGGTGTTATTTATTTTACTGCAAGCAATGAAGCAATTACCGGCGCGCCGCCATACGGGGAATTTGAAAGTGAGATTCCCAACTTGGATCCCTATGCTTGGGTAAAAAATTGGAAGCGTCCGGATGGGCCAGCAAGAGTTGGTTTACAGGTGGGACATTGGGGGAGCAAAGACTTTCCCGATGAACTTGCAAAACTAAGAAACAATACGGGAGCAACGGGTGGGGGAATTGCTGAATGGGAAGTAAACAAAAAGATTGCTGAAGAAACAGCTGCGATGTTGGAAAAGGAAGGCGTTATCGTTGATATTCTCCCCGCAACCGTCCCCGTAAGTTATCAAGCTGATCTTTTTGTAGCTATACACGCTGATGGAAGTGAGGACACAAGAAAATCGGGTTTCAAGCTGGCGTCTCCCTGGCGTGATTATACTGGCAACTCCGCAGAAATTGTCCGAATTATCGAGGAGGAGTACGCACAGGCTACTGGTTTAGAAAAAGATCCAAATATAACAAGAAATATGCGCGGATACTATGCTTTTTCTTGGTGGAAATATGAGCACTCGGTACACCCTGCAACTACCTCGCTCATTATTGAAACCGGTTTTCTAACAAACTCATCCGACAGGAGATTGTTGTTTACCAATCCCGAAGTACCTGCCGGAGCGATTTCTAAAGGAATACTAATATATTTAAACAATAAAGGATTGACAAATTAA
- a CDS encoding HAMP domain-containing histidine kinase gives MRFNLGNMFQSARIKLTIWYVIFALVVSTIFSLIIYKEITVVLEKQFYLIEQQFKSGAYGFEVTPIPSPFFEKDLEKVNEKLIISLVYLNGFILLFATVAGSFLASKTLEPIESTLENQKRFVIDASHELKTPVTAIKTTIEVTLRNKKLKLVDARSVLLDCLEEADNLHKLITNLLNLARLHDKDTNLKVEKFETSKCITNVVSKFESVATLAEVDIHTHLIFGKIEAEKENFEKIITILLDNALKYTGKKGKIDITSKIKGKYFVLSLSDTGVGIPKKDIPHVFDRFYRVDRSRSKANIDGFGLGLSLAKNIVDNHNGKITVKSKIGKGTTFTTKLPVKQQRKF, from the coding sequence ATGCGATTTAATTTAGGTAACATGTTCCAATCTGCCAGGATAAAACTTACAATCTGGTATGTAATTTTTGCGTTGGTGGTAAGTACTATCTTTAGTCTTATTATTTATAAGGAAATAACAGTAGTGCTGGAAAAGCAATTCTATTTAATCGAACAACAATTCAAAAGCGGTGCTTATGGATTCGAGGTTACACCAATACCTTCCCCGTTTTTTGAAAAAGACCTCGAAAAGGTTAATGAAAAATTAATCATAAGTCTGGTTTACCTAAATGGTTTCATTTTATTGTTTGCTACCGTAGCCGGTTCGTTTCTGGCCAGCAAAACACTTGAACCGATTGAAAGTACTCTGGAAAACCAAAAAAGATTTGTTATCGACGCATCACATGAGCTAAAAACTCCTGTTACCGCAATCAAAACAACAATCGAGGTAACCCTGCGAAACAAAAAACTGAAACTGGTGGATGCCAGATCGGTTTTGCTTGATTGTTTAGAGGAGGCGGACAATCTGCACAAATTGATTACTAATCTATTAAATCTCGCGCGTCTTCATGACAAAGACACCAATTTAAAGGTAGAAAAATTTGAAACTTCAAAATGCATCACAAACGTCGTTAGCAAATTCGAGTCCGTAGCAACACTTGCTGAAGTAGACATACACACACATCTAATATTCGGCAAAATTGAAGCTGAAAAAGAAAATTTTGAGAAAATTATAACTATCCTTCTCGACAATGCGCTTAAATATACGGGTAAAAAAGGAAAAATCGATATTACGTCCAAAATAAAGGGTAAATATTTTGTACTTTCACTTAGCGATACAGGGGTCGGAATACCCAAAAAAGATATTCCCCACGTATTTGACCGATTCTATCGCGTCGACAGATCCAGAAGTAAAGCTAACATTGACGGTTTCGGATTAGGATTGTCACTTGCCAAAAATATTGTCGATAACCATAACGGAAAAATTACTGTCAAAAGTAAAATCGGTAAAGGTACAACATTTACCACCAAACTCCCCGTCAAACAACAACGCAAATTCTAA
- a CDS encoding response regulator transcription factor has product MKILIIEDEAKIANSLKKGLQQESYAVDIALDGLTGYDMAGSENYDVILLDLMLPGMDGMQVCSKLRKEKVNTPILMLTAKAEIDNKVEGLNLGADDYLSKPFAFEELLARIKALSRRPSQSTGLVLTANNLSLDTVTYKVKRNGKSIKLSKKEFALLNYLLRNKGAIVTKNQIIQNVWNFDADVLPNTVEVYVGYLRNKIDKKFPNMKPMIKTLRGFGYRID; this is encoded by the coding sequence GTGAAAATACTAATAATTGAAGATGAAGCCAAAATTGCTAACTCGCTAAAAAAAGGTCTTCAACAAGAATCTTATGCAGTCGATATTGCACTGGATGGTTTAACTGGTTACGACATGGCGGGAAGTGAAAATTACGATGTGATCTTGCTTGATTTAATGCTCCCCGGAATGGATGGTATGCAAGTATGTTCTAAGTTAAGAAAGGAAAAAGTTAATACCCCAATACTCATGCTTACAGCCAAAGCGGAAATTGACAATAAAGTTGAGGGCTTGAATCTGGGTGCCGATGATTATCTTTCCAAGCCGTTTGCCTTTGAAGAATTGCTGGCACGGATCAAAGCGCTGTCAAGACGGCCCTCTCAAAGTACCGGACTTGTACTAACGGCAAACAACCTTAGTCTTGATACGGTTACTTATAAAGTAAAACGAAACGGGAAAAGCATTAAATTGTCAAAGAAGGAATTCGCACTGCTTAATTATTTATTGAGAAACAAAGGCGCAATAGTAACGAAAAACCAAATTATTCAGAATGTTTGGAATTTCGATGCCGATGTATTACCAAACACTGTCGAAGTTTATGTCGGATATTTAAGAAACAAAATTGACAAGAAATTTCCGAATATGAAACCAATGATTAAAACCTTAAGAGGATTTGGTTATAGAATTGATTAA
- a CDS encoding LCP family protein, giving the protein MSKMPKTAKASLLIVFFFLASAAVSYTTLGFTNVFSKKNTFQETNNFPSKPIPTPKTESVISVLLLGYGGAGHDGGTLSDVLMLVRLDYASKQVALISIPRDLWVNLPVRSDLSQHFKINMAHAIGLDDSQYGLKQPQYQGELGGGEMAKYAVTTVTGIPVDYFVSVDFAKFSQAIDLLDGIEVEIPVDFDDYFYPIKGLENETCGFSPEEIDKFHVDFSGFDLEKQFTCRYEHLHFEKGTSHMDGQTALKFVRSRHSDQHGGDFARSIRQQAILVATKNKLLALGALNNPMEFVNTIGSIIRTDFDFAGVTDLINVVGNTDEYEINSINLTTDNVFSNTTSEAGAYILIPKEGADKWNPVHAFIANSLNSH; this is encoded by the coding sequence ATGTCTAAAATGCCCAAAACAGCAAAAGCGTCTTTGTTGATTGTATTTTTCTTTCTCGCCTCTGCCGCAGTTTCTTACACCACTTTGGGTTTTACCAACGTCTTCTCGAAAAAAAATACCTTTCAGGAAACCAATAATTTTCCATCAAAACCCATCCCCACTCCCAAAACCGAAAGTGTGATAAGTGTACTTTTGCTTGGTTATGGAGGGGCAGGACATGATGGAGGCACCTTGTCTGATGTGTTAATGCTGGTTCGGTTGGATTATGCATCCAAACAGGTTGCACTAATCTCTATACCCCGTGATCTATGGGTTAATTTGCCAGTTAGATCTGATTTATCGCAACATTTTAAAATAAACATGGCACACGCGATTGGCTTAGATGATTCTCAATATGGTTTAAAACAACCGCAATACCAAGGTGAACTGGGTGGCGGTGAAATGGCAAAATATGCAGTTACCACTGTAACGGGTATTCCTGTAGATTATTTTGTATCGGTAGATTTTGCCAAATTTTCTCAGGCAATCGATCTTTTAGACGGGATAGAGGTTGAGATACCGGTTGATTTTGACGATTATTTTTATCCCATAAAGGGCTTAGAAAACGAAACATGCGGATTTTCTCCTGAAGAAATTGATAAATTTCATGTTGATTTCTCGGGTTTCGATCTGGAAAAACAATTTACATGCAGATATGAACATTTACATTTTGAAAAAGGCACAAGCCATATGGATGGCCAAACGGCTCTGAAGTTTGTCAGATCCAGACACTCCGACCAACACGGTGGAGACTTTGCTCGCAGTATTAGACAACAAGCAATCTTGGTTGCTACAAAAAACAAATTATTAGCACTTGGAGCATTAAACAACCCAATGGAATTTGTAAATACAATTGGAAGTATTATAAGAACTGATTTTGATTTCGCGGGAGTAACGGATTTAATTAACGTTGTCGGTAATACTGATGAGTATGAAATTAACAGTATTAATCTAACCACAGACAATGTTTTTTCCAATACAACCAGTGAAGCGGGGGCTTACATTCTGATCCCGAAAGAAGGCGCGGACAAGTGGAATCCCGTTCATGCGTTTATAGCAAACAGTTTAAATTCACACTAA